The Hevea brasiliensis isolate MT/VB/25A 57/8 chromosome 1, ASM3005281v1, whole genome shotgun sequence genome has a window encoding:
- the LOC110645428 gene encoding receptor-like protein 15 isoform X2 → MKSDKSITIHVFSRKITRNICAAIKSLGFPVIVQKIKSLADKNPTMRIVILYLALPAFLLFLNCEGCNEEERDALFQIKNSINSPVGTAFSSWYGQDCCQWEGVECDESNSRVIRIIFQYLRTAQELKSEAWYPNATLFTQFKDLQELYLPGNRIGGFISSNALYKLKHLQKLDLQDNVIDNSSLCWGNIPTLHYVNLSRNKLQGYIPQCLCDSQSMTELILSHNELEGNIDGCLSNMTSLKHLSLSDNSFYGTFPSLLFHNLTNIESLDISNNRFKDVISFSIFANLSKLLYLDISYNPDLEIETESPSWSPSFSLNQLGLGGCNLNRRSGRNIPSFLSMQNHLQSLDLSYNSLFGSFPSWLPYNISSELWIRGNNLSGPFPKIGRNMSSQLATLDISDNNLFGLFPADIRSYFPHLARLNVSHNMFDGTIQSIGELSQLRYLDLSNNNFQGGIPHEIMSNSTYLEYLSLSRNNLQGKALPRNSSLPNLKWLYLDRNGFTGSFPDGVSKFSSLLFLEIHHNDLSGDLSISFPVLAQLRGLSLRRNRLKGSIPLQLCQMKHLHVLDLSENDLSVFNVSFNNLTGPTPLVAQFSTFDDSSYLGNPNLCGPLLKKECNMSVEKSQGKRSKKTLAEIMESSILIFVVHIFLLCLVQKE, encoded by the exons ATGAAATCTGATAAATCAATAACAATCCATGTTTTTTCGAGGAAGATTACCCGAAATATTTGTGCTGCAATAAAAAGCCTTGGATTTCCAGTTATTGTGCAGAAAATTAAGTCATTGGCAGACAAGAATCCAACCATGAGGATCGTAATTCTCTACTTAGCTTTGCCGGCTTTTCTGTTATTTCTCAACTGTGAAGGGTGCAATGAAGAAGAAAGAGACGCTCTCTTCCAAATAAAAAACTCAATAAACAGCCCAGTGGGAACTGCTTTCTCGAGCTGGTATGGACAAGACTGTTGCCAGTGGGAGGGTGTAGAATGCGATGAATCAAATTCTCGTGTCATCCGGATCATTTTCCAGTATCTCAGGACGGCACAGGAATTAAAGTCTGAAGCATGGTATCCAAATGCAACCTTATTCACTCAGTTCAAAGACTTGCAAGAACTCTATCTCCCAGGGAATCGAATTGGCGGATTCATATCATCTAATG CACTGTACAAACTCAAGCACCTGCAAAAGTTGGATCTCCAGGACAATGTGATTGATAACAGTTCTCTCTGCTGGGGAAATATACCTACTCTTCACTACGTCAATCTGTCAAGAAATAAACTACAAGGTTATATTCCACAGTGCCTTTGTGACAGTCAGTCTATGACTGAGCTAATTCTTTCTCACAACGAACTGGAAGGAAACATCGATGGGTGCCTCAGTAATATGACTTCTCTAAAACATCTATCTCTGTCTGATAACAGCTTCTATGGAACATTTCCTTCGTTACTGTTTCACAACCTGACAAATATCGAATCTTTGGACATCTCGAATAATCGGTTCAAAGATGTGATTTCATTCTCTATTTTTGCCAATCTATCGAAACTCCTTTATCTTGACATTTCATATAATCCTGATTTAGAAATTGAAACAGAGTCTCCATCGTGGTCTCCATCTTTCAGCCTAAATCAGCTTGGACTAGGCGGGTGTAACCTCAATAGGCGAAGTGGTAGAAATATTCCCAGCTTCTTATCCATGCAGAACCATTTGCAATCCCTAGACTTGTCTTATAATTCACTTTTTGGGAGCTTTCCTTCGTGGCTGCCCTACAATATTTCTTCAGAATTGTGGATAAGAGGCAACAATTTGAGCGGTCCATTTCCCAAAATCGGAAGAAACATGAGCTCGCAGTTAGCTACGCTAGACATCTCTGACAATAATCTATTTGGGCTATTTCCTGCAGATATCAGATCTTATTTTCCCCATCTTGCACGCCTAAATGTCTCCCACAATATGTTCGATGGCACCATCCAATCTATTGGTGAATTGAGTCAACTTCGATATCTGGACTTGTCAAATAATAATTTTCAAGGAGGGATACCCCATGAAATAATGAGCAATTCGACATATCTGGAATATTTGAGTTTATCCAGGAACAACTTGCAAGGGAAAGCACTTCCTAGGAATTCCAGTCTGCCTAACTTGAAATGGCTATATCTCGACAGAAATGGCTTCACGGGATCATTTCCAGACGGCGTATCAAAATTTTCTTCCTTACTATTTCTTGAAATTCACCATAATGATTTGTCAGGTGATCTTTCGATAAGCTTTCCTGTTCTTGCTCAATTAAGAGGGCTTAGTCTTAGAAGGAACCGTTTGAAAGGGAGCATCCCCCTCCAGTTGTGCCAAATGAAACATTTGCATGTTTTAGATCTTTCAGAAAATGATCTCTCAG TTTTTAATGTTTCTTTCAATAATCTGACTGGGCCAACACCACTAGTGGCACAATTCAGCACATTTGATGATTCCAGCTATCTGGGCAATCCCAACCTTTGTGGTCCGCTATTAAAGAAAGAATGCAATATGTCGGTAGAGAAGTCCCAAGGGAAAAGAAGCAAGAAAACGTTGGCAGAAATCATGGAAAGCTCAATTTTGATATTTGTGGTACACATTTTTCTGCTTTGCTTGGTTCAAAAAGAATGA
- the LOC110645428 gene encoding receptor-like protein EIX2 isoform X1, with translation MKSDKSITIHVFSRKITRNICAAIKSLGFPVIVQKIKSLADKNPTMRIVILYLALPAFLLFLNCEGCNEEERDALFQIKNSINSPVGTAFSSWYGQDCCQWEGVECDESNSRVIRIIFQYLRTAQELKSEAWYPNATLFTQFKDLQELYLPGNRIGGFISSNALYKLKHLQKLDLQDNVIDNSSLCWGNIPTLHYVNLSRNKLQGYIPQCLCDSQSMTELILSHNELEGNIDGCLSNMTSLKHLSLSDNSFYGTFPSLLFHNLTNIESLDISNNRFKDVISFSIFANLSKLLYLDISYNPDLEIETESPSWSPSFSLNQLGLGGCNLNRRSGRNIPSFLSMQNHLQSLDLSYNSLFGSFPSWLPYNISSELWIRGNNLSGPFPKIGRNMSSQLATLDISDNNLFGLFPADIRSYFPHLARLNVSHNMFDGTIQSIGELSQLRYLDLSNNNFQGGIPHEIMSNSTYLEYLSLSRNNLQGKALPRNSSLPNLKWLYLDRNGFTGSFPDGVSKFSSLLFLEIHHNDLSGDLSISFPVLAQLRGLSLRRNRLKGSIPLQLCQMKHLHVLDLSENDLSGEIPTCLDNITSLTEESSSTDFNLRGSSSFVDLTIRGSLYCYRGSILNYLYAIDFSRNKLTGTIPIQVAELKMIRFLNMSNNLLTGQIPASLGKLKILERLDLSHNAFFGNIPSELIVLDFLEVFNVSFNNLTGPTPLVAQFSTFDDSSYLGNPNLCGPLLKKECNMSVEKSQGKRSKKTLAEIMESSILIFVVHIFLLCLVQKE, from the exons ATGAAATCTGATAAATCAATAACAATCCATGTTTTTTCGAGGAAGATTACCCGAAATATTTGTGCTGCAATAAAAAGCCTTGGATTTCCAGTTATTGTGCAGAAAATTAAGTCATTGGCAGACAAGAATCCAACCATGAGGATCGTAATTCTCTACTTAGCTTTGCCGGCTTTTCTGTTATTTCTCAACTGTGAAGGGTGCAATGAAGAAGAAAGAGACGCTCTCTTCCAAATAAAAAACTCAATAAACAGCCCAGTGGGAACTGCTTTCTCGAGCTGGTATGGACAAGACTGTTGCCAGTGGGAGGGTGTAGAATGCGATGAATCAAATTCTCGTGTCATCCGGATCATTTTCCAGTATCTCAGGACGGCACAGGAATTAAAGTCTGAAGCATGGTATCCAAATGCAACCTTATTCACTCAGTTCAAAGACTTGCAAGAACTCTATCTCCCAGGGAATCGAATTGGCGGATTCATATCATCTAATG CACTGTACAAACTCAAGCACCTGCAAAAGTTGGATCTCCAGGACAATGTGATTGATAACAGTTCTCTCTGCTGGGGAAATATACCTACTCTTCACTACGTCAATCTGTCAAGAAATAAACTACAAGGTTATATTCCACAGTGCCTTTGTGACAGTCAGTCTATGACTGAGCTAATTCTTTCTCACAACGAACTGGAAGGAAACATCGATGGGTGCCTCAGTAATATGACTTCTCTAAAACATCTATCTCTGTCTGATAACAGCTTCTATGGAACATTTCCTTCGTTACTGTTTCACAACCTGACAAATATCGAATCTTTGGACATCTCGAATAATCGGTTCAAAGATGTGATTTCATTCTCTATTTTTGCCAATCTATCGAAACTCCTTTATCTTGACATTTCATATAATCCTGATTTAGAAATTGAAACAGAGTCTCCATCGTGGTCTCCATCTTTCAGCCTAAATCAGCTTGGACTAGGCGGGTGTAACCTCAATAGGCGAAGTGGTAGAAATATTCCCAGCTTCTTATCCATGCAGAACCATTTGCAATCCCTAGACTTGTCTTATAATTCACTTTTTGGGAGCTTTCCTTCGTGGCTGCCCTACAATATTTCTTCAGAATTGTGGATAAGAGGCAACAATTTGAGCGGTCCATTTCCCAAAATCGGAAGAAACATGAGCTCGCAGTTAGCTACGCTAGACATCTCTGACAATAATCTATTTGGGCTATTTCCTGCAGATATCAGATCTTATTTTCCCCATCTTGCACGCCTAAATGTCTCCCACAATATGTTCGATGGCACCATCCAATCTATTGGTGAATTGAGTCAACTTCGATATCTGGACTTGTCAAATAATAATTTTCAAGGAGGGATACCCCATGAAATAATGAGCAATTCGACATATCTGGAATATTTGAGTTTATCCAGGAACAACTTGCAAGGGAAAGCACTTCCTAGGAATTCCAGTCTGCCTAACTTGAAATGGCTATATCTCGACAGAAATGGCTTCACGGGATCATTTCCAGACGGCGTATCAAAATTTTCTTCCTTACTATTTCTTGAAATTCACCATAATGATTTGTCAGGTGATCTTTCGATAAGCTTTCCTGTTCTTGCTCAATTAAGAGGGCTTAGTCTTAGAAGGAACCGTTTGAAAGGGAGCATCCCCCTCCAGTTGTGCCAAATGAAACATTTGCATGTTTTAGATCTTTCAGAAAATGATCTCTCAGGTGAGATTCCCACTTGCCTCGACAACATTACTTCTTTGACAGAAGAATCTTCTAGCACTGATTTCAATCTAAGAGGTTCTTCATCTTTCGTTGATTTGACGATAAGAGGTTCATTATACTGCTATAGGGGATCGATACTCAACTACTTGTATGCAATAGACTTTTCTAGGAACAAATTGACAGGAACAATTCCCATACAAGTAGCGGAGTTGAAAATGATCAGATTCTTAAACATGTCTAATAACCTGCTCACTGGACAAATTCCGGCATCTCTGGGTAAATTAAAAATCCTGGAGAGGTTAGATCTTTCCCATAATGCGTTCTTTGGTAACATACCTAGCGAGCTCATAGTTTTGGACTTTCTTGAAGTTTTTAATGTTTCTTTCAATAATCTGACTGGGCCAACACCACTAGTGGCACAATTCAGCACATTTGATGATTCCAGCTATCTGGGCAATCCCAACCTTTGTGGTCCGCTATTAAAGAAAGAATGCAATATGTCGGTAGAGAAGTCCCAAGGGAAAAGAAGCAAGAAAACGTTGGCAGAAATCATGGAAAGCTCAATTTTGATATTTGTGGTACACATTTTTCTGCTTTGCTTGGTTCAAAAAGAATGA
- the LOC110645433 gene encoding DNA polymerase II subunit B3-1, which yields MASTKKSEHEEEKKKKKKNKEAAVTSKSPIKKTPEKSPRQEKEKKKKKKKHNKTANGTISEPVEVLMIPSSSCDSQESQDETGEENAKSLEPKNQSSKSPKPKKSNKRKKKAEADNEDGEDGTMCRFPMARIKRIIKSEDPGLQLTQDVVFLVNKATEKFIEQFCEEAYGCSVRDRKNYLAYKHLSSAVSKQRRFDFLSDFVPEKLKAEDALAQRKLVENRQG from the exons ATGGCCTCCACCAAGAAATCTGAAcacgaagaagagaagaagaagaagaagaagaacaaagaagCAGCAGTGACCTCAAAATCACCCATCAAGAAAACACCTGAAAAATCACCTAGGCAAGAGaaggagaaaaagaagaagaagaagaagcacaaCAAAACTGCCAATGGTACAATAAGCGAACCAGTTGAGGTCTTGATGATCCCGTCCTCGAGCTGCGACTCTCAAGAATCACAAGATGAGACTGGTGAAGAAAATGCAAAGAGTCTCGAGCCCAAGAATCAAAGCAGCAAAAGCCCCAAACCCAAGAAAAGcaacaagagaaaaaaaaaagcagaAGCTGATAATGAGGATGGAGAAGACGGGACGATGTGTCGGTTCCCAATGGCCAGGATAAAGAGGATAATAAAGAGCGAAGACCCTGGTTTGCAACTCACTCAGGATGTCGTCTTTCTCGTCAATAAAGCCACG GAGAAGTTCATCGAACAATTTTGCGAGGAAGCATATGGATGTTCAGTTCGAGATCGAAAGAACTATCTTGCATACAAGCACCTGT CATCAGCTGTTAGTAAGCAGAGAAGATTTGATTTTCTTTCAG ATTTTGTTCCTGAGAAACTAAAAGCTGAGGATGCCTTGGCACAGAGAAAATTGGTGGAGAATAGGCAAGGATAG
- the LOC110645432 gene encoding fasciclin-like arabinogalactan protein 12 has product MVAKFLLFFLLYCTTALAQGPAAAPAPAGPTNVTKILEKAGQFTVFIRLLKATQEDVTLNGQLNNTHNGITMFAPSDSAFQSLKTGTLNSINDQEKAELVQFHVIPTYLSSSQFQTVSNPVTTQAGSGDRFQLNVTTTGNAVNISTGLTNTSVSGTVYTDGQLAIYQVDKVLLPIDIFTPKPPPPAPAPEIPKKKKAKSAESPIVPKDISGEVSFIVSNNVVFFGVGIVSAILSL; this is encoded by the coding sequence ATGGTGGCAAAATTTCTCCTATTCTTCCTCCTCTATTGCACCACCGCCCTTGCTCAGGGTCCGGCAGCTGCTCCGGCACCAGCTGGCCCCACCAACGTTACGAAAATCCTGGAAAAGGCCGGCCAGTTCACTGTCTTTATTAGGCTTCTGAAAGCAACCCAAGAGGATGTCACATTGAATGGTCAGCTCAACAACACTCATAATGGGATAACCATGTTTGCACCAAGTGATAGTGCCTTTCAGAGCTTGAAAACAGGCACTCTCAACTCCATAAATGATCAAGAAAAGGCTGAACTTGTGCAGTTTCATGTCATCCCAACATATCTATCGAGCTCCCAGTTTCAAACTGTGAGCAATCCTGTGACCACACAGGCAGGATCAGGCGACAGATTTCAGCTTAATGTGACCACCACAGGAAATGCAGTGAATATCTCTACAGGACTTACTAATACAAGTGTATCTGGAACTGTCTACACTGATGGCCAACTTGCCATTTATCAGGTGGACAAGGTGCTACTTCCTATAGACATTTTTACCCCTAAACCTCCACCCCCAGCACCGGCACCGGAGATTCCTAAGAAGAAGAAGGCTAAGAGTGCAGAGAGTCCAATTGTTCCTAAGGATATTTCTGGAGAAGTAAGCTTTATAGTGAGTAACAATGTGGTTTTCTTTGGAGTTGGTATAGTTAGTGCAATACTTTCTTTGTGA